In Phycisphaerae bacterium, a genomic segment contains:
- a CDS encoding WD40 repeat domain-containing protein: MKRHEFPVQNCAHPAWALNGRCFFAAVKGAKYEPYHFYIVETKEDRATQCRVPDGWYVTLTQPSSNGVHVAVCLIEDAGEHAPPDANWDHPRLRAGVVGPNATDVDWVGTLAGRHSGSTDPLRSVVPSNDGAHIAIAGLDNGVAMVDTAARMQTWFKQPAGEASLFYAAFAPDSKIVYTGGTMAAVYAMDVESGTELGRWYASPTGKAEYGHRISCLAVSPDGKWVAAGTGPEGLVFVGSTATNKLVKVLDHGGSTVLLVHFSPDSKALASFVPGTLKIWGVSMWDSSQTSTVPVSTSPAE, encoded by the coding sequence GTGAAGCGGCACGAGTTTCCCGTCCAGAACTGCGCGCACCCGGCTTGGGCGCTGAATGGTCGCTGCTTCTTTGCAGCGGTGAAGGGGGCCAAGTATGAACCGTATCATTTCTACATTGTGGAGACCAAAGAGGATCGAGCTACTCAGTGCCGAGTCCCTGATGGCTGGTACGTGACGCTAACGCAACCCAGCAGCAACGGGGTGCATGTGGCCGTGTGCCTGATCGAGGATGCTGGCGAACATGCCCCGCCTGACGCGAACTGGGACCACCCGAGATTGCGAGCCGGAGTTGTCGGGCCGAACGCAACTGATGTTGACTGGGTGGGAACACTGGCGGGCCGGCACAGCGGTTCCACTGATCCCCTTCGGTCTGTCGTGCCTTCCAATGATGGTGCGCACATCGCCATCGCGGGTTTGGACAACGGCGTTGCGATGGTCGATACCGCCGCCAGGATGCAAACCTGGTTCAAGCAACCCGCGGGCGAAGCCTCGCTCTTTTATGCGGCATTCGCTCCGGACAGCAAGATCGTCTACACCGGAGGGACCATGGCGGCCGTGTATGCCATGGATGTCGAGAGCGGCACGGAACTGGGCCGCTGGTATGCCTCGCCAACGGGTAAAGCGGAGTACGGTCACCGGATTTCATGCTTGGCGGTGAGTCCCGACGGAAAATGGGTCGCAGCCGGCACCGGGCCGGAGGGTCTGGTGTTCGTCGGATCTACCGCGACCAACAAACTGGTCAAGGTCCTCGATCACGGTGGTTCAACTGTGCTGCTGGTGCACTTCTCGCCGGACTCGAAAGCACTGGCGTCGTTCGTCCCTGGTACGCTTAAGATCTGGGGCGTTTCGATGTGGGACTCCTCGCAGACCAGCACGGTGCCTGTGTCAACGTCGCCTGCAGAGTAA
- a CDS encoding glycoside hydrolase family 65 protein, whose translation MTTLDTWSIVESTFDVAHNRHYEGLMAIGSGTLQQRAAFEEGLRDDPQDIEYLRVMGNVTVEQFPSFKSRVGTYLPGVSGPHPTCRDELINLPALHGLLIYTSGERLDMEGERITDYTRRLDMRAGHLVREFTWQTISGARLRLRFERFISARRRHVMALRCTVRHLDGPSAELRFLGTLDAEVRTNGYDHFKAVEITGEHEPVTLAVRTNSGIDVAAAALLTSDRGLLWNIEQQPRWVACCGGCTLDPGQSLRIDKFAALTSSHHVSGSPVDVARKLAWDAAAAGFDRLAAESDAVWAERWARTDVIIDGDPESQLALRVSLYHLLRAVVEDEPRCAIDAKAAAGEAYCGRYFWDTELFLLPLFLYTRPEIGKTLARFRITSLAGARRNAQLYGYPGARYAWESSPSGDEHCPNWQYADHEVHITADVAYGLFHAHVTNADDQRFLLDATEVLIETARYWCARVTYSPERDAYELLMVMGPDEYTPFSRNNAYTNRMVVFALTAAAFLWNKLERSDAAAAADLRTRLQLQDAELAHFAEVASRIRLPYDDEHALVPQSDDFFDQEPFDFDRWWPDRTRRVGACVSQERLYRSRVLKQADVLQLMALYPHEFDDRQMRVAYDTYAPLTTHDSSLSHAVHAIIAAWIGLPDVAFEHWRASAGLDLRPNEAAEGIHAACAGGNWQAAIFGFAGVRTRMQSEVLHVDPHLPAAWTALRFPFVWDGQPLEITIEPASVTITHRGTRPLAALIYGQPATVVAGTTQTWPRPTAP comes from the coding sequence GTGACAACGCTCGACACGTGGTCGATCGTCGAATCCACCTTCGACGTGGCCCATAACCGGCACTATGAGGGCCTCATGGCCATCGGCAGCGGCACGCTCCAGCAGCGCGCCGCTTTCGAAGAGGGTCTCCGCGACGACCCGCAGGACATCGAGTACCTGCGCGTCATGGGCAACGTCACCGTCGAGCAATTTCCCAGTTTCAAGAGCCGCGTCGGCACCTATCTCCCCGGCGTCAGCGGCCCGCACCCCACCTGCCGCGACGAGCTCATCAACCTCCCCGCGCTCCACGGGCTGCTCATCTACACCTCCGGCGAGCGCCTCGACATGGAAGGCGAGCGCATCACCGACTACACGCGCCGCCTGGACATGCGCGCGGGCCACCTGGTCCGCGAATTCACCTGGCAGACCATCTCCGGCGCCCGCCTGCGCCTGCGCTTCGAGCGCTTCATCAGCGCCCGCCGCCGGCACGTCATGGCCCTGCGCTGCACGGTCCGCCACCTGGACGGCCCCTCCGCCGAACTGCGCTTCCTCGGCACGCTCGACGCCGAGGTCCGCACCAATGGCTACGACCATTTCAAGGCCGTTGAGATTACCGGCGAGCACGAGCCGGTCACGCTCGCCGTCCGCACCAATTCGGGGATCGACGTCGCCGCCGCGGCCCTGCTGACGTCGGACCGCGGCCTGCTCTGGAACATCGAGCAGCAGCCACGCTGGGTCGCCTGCTGTGGCGGTTGCACGCTCGACCCTGGCCAGTCGCTGCGTATCGACAAGTTCGCGGCGCTTACGTCGTCGCACCATGTTTCCGGCTCGCCGGTCGATGTCGCCCGCAAGCTCGCCTGGGATGCCGCCGCCGCCGGCTTCGACCGCCTCGCCGCCGAGTCCGACGCCGTCTGGGCCGAGCGCTGGGCCCGTACCGATGTCATCATCGACGGCGACCCGGAGAGCCAACTCGCGCTGCGCGTCTCGCTCTATCATCTGCTCCGCGCCGTCGTCGAGGACGAGCCGCGCTGTGCCATCGACGCCAAGGCCGCCGCCGGCGAGGCCTATTGCGGCCGCTACTTCTGGGACACCGAGCTGTTCCTGTTGCCGCTGTTTCTGTATACGCGCCCCGAGATCGGCAAGACGCTCGCCCGCTTTCGCATCACCAGCCTCGCGGGCGCTCGCCGCAACGCCCAGCTCTACGGCTATCCCGGCGCCCGCTACGCCTGGGAGAGTTCGCCGAGCGGCGACGAGCACTGCCCCAACTGGCAATATGCCGACCATGAAGTGCACATCACCGCGGACGTCGCGTACGGACTCTTCCACGCCCACGTGACGAACGCTGACGACCAGCGCTTCCTGCTCGACGCCACCGAGGTGCTGATCGAGACGGCCCGCTACTGGTGCGCGCGAGTGACCTACTCACCCGAACGCGACGCCTACGAACTGCTCATGGTCATGGGCCCGGACGAATACACCCCCTTCAGTCGCAACAACGCCTACACCAACCGCATGGTTGTATTCGCGCTCACCGCCGCCGCGTTCCTGTGGAACAAGCTCGAGCGCAGCGACGCCGCCGCGGCCGCGGACCTGCGTACCCGCCTCCAGTTGCAGGACGCCGAGCTCGCCCACTTCGCCGAGGTCGCCAGCCGCATCCGGCTGCCCTACGACGACGAGCACGCCCTGGTGCCCCAGTCCGACGACTTCTTCGACCAGGAGCCGTTCGACTTCGACCGCTGGTGGCCGGACCGCACGCGCCGCGTGGGCGCCTGTGTCAGCCAGGAGCGCCTCTACCGCAGCCGCGTGCTGAAGCAGGCCGACGTGCTCCAGCTCATGGCCCTGTACCCGCACGAATTCGACGACCGGCAGATGCGCGTCGCGTACGACACCTACGCCCCGTTGACCACGCACGATTCCAGCCTCAGCCACGCCGTGCACGCCATTATCGCCGCCTGGATCGGCCTGCCCGACGTCGCGTTCGAGCACTGGCGCGCCTCCGCCGGGCTCGACCTCCGCCCGAACGAGGCCGCCGAGGGCATCCACGCCGCCTGTGCCGGCGGAAACTGGCAGGCCGCGATCTTCGGTTTCGCCGGCGTCCGCACGCGCATGCAGTCGGAGGTGTTGCACGTTGACCCGCACCTGCCGGCCGCCTGGACTGCCCTGCGCTTCCCGTTCGTCTGGGACGGCCAGCCGCTGGAAATCACCATCGAGCCGGCATCGGTGACGATCACGCATCGCGGCACACGCCCGCTTGCGGCGCTGATCTACGGCCAACCCGCCACGGTAGTCGCTGGCACAACACAGACCTGGCCGCGCCCGACCGCGCCGTAG
- a CDS encoding L,D-transpeptidase family protein — protein MRTHRRRRNPYTPIVFSGLFVVLVAAGGWWYFRRPPKPATLPAPQAPAPVTPAAQKPVTIPHKPPARPVATTQPAPATAPAPKRDVKLAADEQVLIPTAPTSQPALVAARTTQPAAPTTQPSPPRAASRPIAAARQLLDTGRVIEARHALNALLKETLPEADANEVRTLLARVADESIFSRRILPDDPLIESYVVQSGDVLLNIAKKYDVPYEALMEVNGIADATKIRVDQKLKAPRGPFHVKIYKSKFRMDVYLQDLYIRSFRVALGSENGTPEGVWRVKNRLENPTYYPPGSATDKRIIAPDDPNNPLGKRWIGLEGIEGACVGHEGFGIHGTIEPDSIGKAVSLGCVRMHNEDVALLYKLLQPGKSQVTILP, from the coding sequence GTGAGAACTCATCGGCGACGCAGGAATCCATACACCCCCATCGTTTTCTCCGGCCTCTTCGTCGTGCTGGTGGCCGCCGGCGGCTGGTGGTACTTCCGCCGTCCGCCCAAGCCGGCGACTCTGCCGGCACCGCAAGCGCCAGCACCGGTCACCCCGGCCGCTCAGAAGCCGGTGACCATCCCGCACAAGCCGCCGGCGCGTCCGGTCGCGACGACCCAGCCCGCGCCGGCTACCGCCCCCGCGCCAAAAAGGGACGTCAAGCTGGCCGCGGATGAGCAGGTGCTGATCCCGACCGCGCCCACCAGTCAGCCCGCGCTGGTTGCCGCGCGCACTACGCAGCCCGCCGCCCCGACGACCCAGCCCAGCCCGCCCCGCGCCGCCAGCCGGCCGATCGCCGCCGCGCGCCAGCTGCTGGACACCGGCCGGGTCATCGAGGCGCGCCACGCACTCAACGCCCTGCTGAAGGAGACGCTGCCCGAGGCCGACGCCAACGAGGTGCGCACACTGCTGGCCCGCGTCGCCGACGAGTCCATCTTCAGCCGCCGGATATTGCCCGACGACCCGCTGATCGAATCCTACGTCGTGCAGTCCGGCGACGTGCTGCTCAACATCGCGAAGAAATACGACGTGCCCTACGAAGCCCTGATGGAGGTGAACGGCATCGCCGACGCAACGAAGATCCGGGTCGATCAGAAGCTGAAGGCCCCGCGCGGCCCGTTCCATGTGAAGATCTACAAATCGAAGTTCCGCATGGACGTGTACCTGCAGGACCTGTACATCCGTAGCTTCCGCGTCGCGCTGGGCAGCGAGAACGGCACCCCGGAAGGCGTCTGGCGCGTCAAGAACCGCCTCGAAAACCCGACTTACTATCCGCCGGGGTCCGCGACGGACAAGCGCATCATCGCCCCCGATGACCCGAACAACCCACTCGGCAAGCGCTGGATCGGCCTCGAAGGCATCGAGGGTGCATGCGTCGGACACGAGGGCTTCGGCATCCACGGCACCATCGAGCCCGACTCGATCGGCAAGGCCGTCTCGCTTGGCTGCGTCCGCATGCACAACGAAGACGTCGCCTTGCTCTACAAGTTGCTGCAGCCCGGTAAGTCGCAGGTGACGATCCTCCCGTGA
- a CDS encoding glycosyltransferase: MRWLIVNTDYPDFLRQLYAADETLARRSYAEQWQSRVDSLFGVADFYSTHLRELDHEAWDVIINAEPMQKQWAREQGLRCARDTQWQLRWRRGFVPWPTRAVNRRWLYDILEAQLKHYRPDVLYSMAIEALGSDFVRVAKRYCRLVIGQHAAPLPTHDLGAYDLMLSSLPNLVDHFRAQGLRSEFVRLAFEPRVLQHLAPAEKQFDIAFVGGLGGPHDDGTRMLGQLARRHAVHVWGYGRDRLAPDSPLRATCGPPLWGRAMYQTLRNARIVFNRHIDVAANYANNMRLYEATGVGTLLLTDRKDNLAQLFEPGREVVAYGDLEECVALAAHYLAHDDERERIAQAGQARTLREHTWAHRMGELVEIASRYL; this comes from the coding sequence ATGAGGTGGCTGATCGTCAATACCGACTACCCGGATTTCCTCCGGCAACTGTACGCGGCGGACGAGACGTTGGCCCGGCGGAGCTACGCCGAGCAGTGGCAGTCCCGCGTTGACAGCCTCTTCGGCGTAGCCGACTTCTACTCGACGCACCTGCGCGAACTCGACCATGAGGCCTGGGACGTCATCATCAACGCCGAGCCCATGCAGAAGCAGTGGGCCCGCGAGCAAGGTCTGCGCTGCGCACGCGACACGCAGTGGCAACTGCGCTGGCGGCGCGGCTTCGTCCCCTGGCCGACGCGTGCGGTCAACCGGCGCTGGCTGTACGACATTCTCGAAGCCCAGCTCAAGCACTACCGGCCCGACGTGCTCTACAGCATGGCGATTGAGGCGTTGGGCAGCGACTTCGTGCGCGTCGCCAAACGCTATTGCCGGCTGGTCATCGGTCAGCATGCCGCGCCGCTGCCCACGCATGACCTCGGCGCATACGACCTCATGCTCTCGTCGCTGCCGAACCTCGTGGATCACTTCCGCGCCCAGGGCCTGCGAAGTGAATTCGTGCGGCTGGCGTTCGAGCCGCGCGTGCTGCAGCACCTCGCGCCGGCCGAGAAGCAGTTCGATATCGCCTTTGTCGGCGGGCTCGGCGGGCCGCACGATGACGGCACGCGCATGCTCGGACAACTCGCGCGGCGCCACGCGGTCCACGTCTGGGGTTACGGGCGCGACCGACTGGCGCCCGACTCGCCGCTCCGCGCCACCTGTGGGCCACCCCTCTGGGGCCGGGCGATGTACCAGACGCTGCGCAACGCCCGGATCGTCTTCAACCGGCACATCGACGTCGCCGCCAACTACGCCAACAACATGCGCCTCTACGAAGCCACGGGCGTCGGCACGCTGCTGCTCACCGATCGTAAGGACAACCTCGCGCAACTCTTCGAGCCCGGGCGTGAGGTCGTGGCGTACGGCGACCTGGAAGAATGCGTCGCGCTGGCCGCGCATTATCTCGCCCACGACGACGAACGCGAGCGGATCGCCCAGGCCGGTCAGGCCCGCACGCTGCGCGAACACACCTGGGCCCACCGCATGGGCGAGCTGGTGGAAATCGCAAGCCGCTACCTCTGA
- a CDS encoding CapA family protein, producing MILLGDWAPGSLHCDVSWPAGCALLNLEGPLLPAGHQLPPAPKAGPHLHTVAPPPPARPLVCALANNHIMDFGPAGLAETLSALLAAGIHAVGAGDTLDVARQPLFLDDAGTRVAILACCEAQFGVAVAAQPGVAAFGPWVYAAIRACAAQADAVIVSVHAGAEVSPWPAPAIQDLYRSWIDAGAAVVHGHHPHVPQGLEEYHDGLIFYGLGNLAVNPHEWQAYPNALWSLGVDIQLGRRPLQWRALEINLTASGERLAITARESAEHAAYLADCNRPLVDRKLLTALWQDVAVRAYREYYRGYLGLPPERASGKPTAAPVTSLWRQMWCGARPSPRASRQDYLLWHHLFGCLTHRDLIATALGVLGGELPDLRSDASRRLVDQWLPWTQPFATAAGAPS from the coding sequence ATGATCCTGCTCGGCGACTGGGCCCCCGGCTCTCTGCACTGCGATGTGTCGTGGCCTGCCGGCTGCGCACTGCTGAATCTTGAAGGGCCGCTCCTGCCAGCAGGCCATCAGTTGCCACCGGCACCGAAGGCCGGGCCGCACTTGCACACGGTCGCGCCCCCGCCGCCCGCGCGACCGCTGGTCTGCGCGCTGGCAAACAACCACATCATGGACTTCGGCCCGGCCGGTCTGGCGGAGACGCTGTCCGCACTCCTGGCGGCCGGCATCCACGCGGTCGGCGCCGGCGACACGCTGGACGTTGCCCGCCAGCCGCTCTTCCTCGACGACGCCGGCACGCGCGTCGCCATCCTCGCCTGTTGCGAGGCCCAGTTCGGCGTCGCCGTCGCCGCGCAGCCCGGCGTAGCCGCCTTCGGCCCCTGGGTCTATGCGGCGATTCGCGCGTGCGCAGCCCAGGCCGACGCAGTGATCGTCTCGGTGCACGCCGGCGCGGAGGTTTCGCCTTGGCCCGCGCCGGCTATCCAAGACCTGTACCGCTCATGGATCGACGCGGGTGCGGCGGTTGTTCACGGCCACCATCCGCACGTGCCGCAGGGACTCGAGGAGTACCATGACGGGCTCATCTTTTACGGCCTGGGCAACCTCGCGGTGAACCCGCATGAGTGGCAGGCCTACCCCAACGCGCTCTGGTCTCTCGGTGTGGACATCCAGCTTGGCCGCCGGCCGCTCCAATGGCGGGCACTGGAGATCAACCTCACCGCCAGCGGCGAGCGGCTTGCGATCACCGCCCGCGAATCGGCGGAGCATGCCGCCTACCTGGCCGACTGCAACCGCCCGCTCGTGGACCGAAAGCTGCTGACGGCGCTCTGGCAGGACGTCGCCGTCCGGGCTTATCGCGAGTACTACCGCGGCTACCTCGGCCTGCCGCCGGAACGTGCCAGCGGCAAACCGACAGCCGCTCCCGTGACCAGCCTCTGGCGCCAGATGTGGTGCGGCGCACGGCCCAGCCCGCGCGCCTCCCGCCAAGACTACCTCCTCTGGCACCACCTGTTCGGCTGCCTCACGCATCGCGATCTCATCGCGACGGCCCTGGGTGTGCTGGGCGGGGAACTGCCGGACTTGCGTTCAGACGCCAGTCGCCGACTCGTCGATCAGTGGCTGCCCTGGACCCAGCCGTTCGCCACCGCCGCGGGTGCGCCGTCATGA